From the genome of Leptodactylus fuscus isolate aLepFus1 chromosome 1, aLepFus1.hap2, whole genome shotgun sequence, one region includes:
- the LOC142211794 gene encoding gastrula zinc finger protein XlCGF66.1-like, with the protein MERDRNKMAESLLNLTLEIIYQLTGEDYTVVKKTSSGRCQAPVYEGYGGTLSPIPGHPPQPLIQEEINEQKILELTNKMLELLTGEVPIRCQDVAVYFSMEEWEYLEGHKDLYKEVMMEDHQPLTSAGRSSKRTTPERCPSPLLPQDDQVDGDIPYDV; encoded by the exons tggaaagagacaggaacaagatggcggaaagtctattaaatctcaccctagagatcatctaccagcttactggagag gattacacagtagtgaagaagacctctagtgggcgctgtcaggctcctgtgtatgaaggatatggaggaaccctgagcccaatcccaggGCATCCACCTCagcccctgatacaggaggagatcaatgaacagaagatcctagaactcaccaacaagatgctggagctgctgactggagag gttcctataaggtgtcaggatgtcgctgtctatttctccatggaggagtgggagtatttagaaggacacaaggatctgtacaaggaggtgatgatggaggaccaccagcccctcacatcagcag gtagatccagtaagaggacaacaccggagagatgtcccagtcctcttcttccacaggatgatcaggtagatggagatattccctatgatgtgtag